In Dermacentor silvarum isolate Dsil-2018 chromosome 10, BIME_Dsil_1.4, whole genome shotgun sequence, the genomic stretch taagaccagttactgactaacgaagcaaaatcgcgcctcaaaaacgtctccgcagggcgcgatcgaagttttcctcggatttcctctggtagcgcgttagctgtcgtctgccacggcaggcccgacgcaggcggcgccactgtcgatatcgcgcctcgatcgcgctggtcgcgccgagcgcgatagtggaacggaggaggagggaagtggatggcgctacttttataaatataggggctttatacTCTACCACAGGGTAGCGCGCTCTGGATTTAAAATGCAGGTTTTAAAGACTGCGTTCTTGCTGTTCAAATGTGGCGATTGCAGTTTTAAAAGCCGAAAATACATCATTAACGTCAAGTTCTGAACACCAcctatttttaaattttttccaAAGGCTGGTAGCGCCATCTAGCAAGTTTTTTTGACAGCGTTGTCAGGTGTTGTTCCTAGGATGCATCGGAAACGGGATAGGTTCCGTGTACACTCTAGTTCCGTGTCTTATGCAATTTACCTGCGCGGTTTTTGGTAAATATGGTAATTTAATTCTAGTAAAGCTTGTTACATTCGCTGCGACAAAAGGACGAAAGACTGCTACCAGTGCTCTAAGTCACGCCAAAGCTTGCGTCGCCGTTTGTCATCCCCTGCCGCGCCAGGTGTGAAATTATGTTGCCCGAAGGGAACGACGAGGTGCAACAATCGTGATGGGAGTCGTGACAGCCGCCCGGGCGATCACCGTCCTGCTCTCGGTCGTGTTTCTCCCAGGAGCTTGGAGCTTTCGCGACATCACGGTTGATGTATTCGGCAGCGCCCAACCGAGCGTTCTCGGCGCCTTCGGCGACTTCAACTCGGACAAGCTCACCGATCTCTTCCTCGCGTCGAGCGATTCTCACAAGCTGGAGATATGGGTCGCCACGGGCGTGAAGCCGTCGTTCGAGAAGTCCGAGGTGCAGTGCACCGTTCCTGGCGTCATCACAAGCATCATGCCGGGCGACTTTGACGGTGACTCCATCATGGACGTGCTCGTAACGTCCAAGGACAGCGGCGACAAGTCCGACGTCGTCGACGTTCGAATCTTCTGGGGTCGCTTGCGAATGGGCGTGGACTGCGCGAACAGCACGCACGTAGCGGGCCTAGGTTGGCAGCCGCTGCTGTTGGACTACAACGGGGACCGGGTCGTCGACCTGCTGTCCGCCCGCGCGGAAGACCCCAACACGAGGACCGTGTGGACGTTCGGTCCGAGCAGGACTCCGACGCCCGTGGCGCTCGGTGTGGGTGCGAGCGCGCTCGCGAAGCCGCACTCGAATTCATTCGTGGACTTGAACGACGACATGACCGCCGATCTCATGCTGACCGCCCATTCCTCCATGGAGGTCTGGTACTGGGTCGGCAACGGTTCGTTTAGCGGTCCGCACAGGCGCGACTACCCGCCTGACGCCGCGGTGAAAGGTCAGTCCCTCTTCGTCGACGTCGACGCGGACGGTGACATGGAACACGTCATGCCCGTCTGCCTCGGAAGCCCCGACTGCAAGCACTCGGCGATCATGGTGCTCAACGGTAGCCACTGGGTCACTTGGTTCGAGTCGTTTCAAGACGGCGCCAACTACACTTGGAAATTCCACGTTGATGAGGGCCAACCGCCCGATGTCGCGATGCCGGTCGCCTTGCGTACGGGGGACGTTGACATGGACGGTTATCCCGACTTCTTAGCGATATTGGAAGGCAAGCCGCAGGGCCAGAAGAAGGTAGTCACTCGGGCCACACTCCTGCTCAACGTCCGCTGCTCGAGCTGCCCGTTTGGGCGTAACTTGGTCCCTTACTGGAATTACGGGGCCCTCGCGAACTTTGACTCCGCCAAGCTGGCCGCGTTCTTCGACATCGACGAAGACGGGCACATGGACATCCTGCTGACGAACGGTACCCGGCAGAATGGATTTCACACGTTCGCACTTCGCAACCAGTTTAGCGACGATGCGTGCTTCATCAAGGTTTTGGCTCTGAGTGGCCTCTGCTACACCGACTGTCCGCAGGGTCACCTGGCCTACGGCACGAatcaaccgggacctctggtgCGGTACCGGATCATAACGTCCAGTGGCTACCCGCAGGTGTGTACCTTTTACTTTGGCCAGAATGCCAATTTGTACGACATGATGTATCTTCGGCAAAGGAAGTGTGCTTACTTTGTTTGAAGTGTAAATGTGTAGCAAGCATTTGTTCTGTGAATTGCTGCCTCTATTGGCCGAATGGGAAATGCATGGCAAGTTCTCAGGAATTTCTCATGTAGTATTAACAATAGATACAACATGAATCAGAAATGTAGTGAAGCAGGTCAGCACTGTTCGTAGGAGGAGAGTGCGCTGTTCCCCGTAGAAGGAAAAGAATTCAACAGCTCAAGGCTTGTGCTGTCGCCGAGATAGTTAACTTGCTCAACTGTGTTTTTTTATAAAGAAGCGTAATCAACCAAACACCCACTTACAGTAACTATGCTTGACATTTATGCTTCAATTGCCATTTGCATACAGTAAGATTTTTCATGTTGAACAGCTACATGGAGAAAAAAGTGGCACAAAATTGTAAAACAAAAATATTCTAGTGAGAACAGACATGAGGGCCAGCTGTGAATTGTGATCATTCTTATTGTCACTTCTTATCTCTTCGCACTGTTTTGTACCACTGAGTTCGTGTGCTGGCACGTGCATGTAAGTGCCGGAATATTTATCGACATCTCTAGTGTTCTAGCATAGTTGTGTTCTGGTTTTTAGTTAACATTAACTCATTTACCTGTCtgcctttctttttccttcttacATGCTGCAGGAAAGCTGCAGCAGCCAGCTCTACCAGTCGGCACACTACGCACTGCAGCTGCCTTATTCAGTTTTTGGGCTTGGCCAGTCGCCAAACTTTGTGGACGTGCTGACTGTCGCCTTAGCTAACAACGAGAGCTCCGAGCACCCCAGTGTGCACCACCAGTGGACCCAAATCATCCCAAACTCGCAGATGGTGGTCATCCCATACCCGGCAAATGACCCATCACGCTGGGTCAACAAGCTTTTCGTCACTCCTGGACGACAGGTACAATTTCCTGGAATGAGTGCACATTTCTTCCGGCTTTCCCTGCCATCTCCTGAATTTGAACTGGCATGTCCAAAGTGTGGAGAAATGTTGATAAGGATGTGACATTACCATTGCTACAAAGAACTTGCATTGCAGAAGCTCTTCAGGCAAATTACAGTGCAGTTAAAATGTACATTTCACTGCAGCTGAATGgtggtgccctctgtcaccacaACAATAAAACACCCCTTTCACAATAGGGATGGCAGATGGCGCCATCATTCGACTGCAGTGAAATCTACATTTCTTTAGTGGCGTAGCTGCAGATGTGGCATTAAAGTGGACCCCTGCGAAATGCTATATCTGTGCGAAATATGAGCATTAACAAGCGAGTCAAGGAGTCATTTATACCTGGCACTCGTATTTAAGTAACACTTGGTATAAACTTGAGGGAAGTTGGGTACTTTGGGTACTATGTATGCTCAGTGTTGCAGATCCTACTTTTGAGTATGCTTTGATTTTCCAACAAAAATTACTGTGGAGAAATGTGGCGTTAATGTCTATGGGGAGCTACAATTATGGTGGTTCATTAAAcacgggaatgatggttagtaaaCGGATATGCCTAAACTACATTCTTCTAGCTTCAAACGACCTTGCACCTTTGAAAGTTtttattttcaacaaaatattgtgtTTTGAATGCAACAGTTCACAGTGACTATTCATGTGTGCAGAGACGTGTTACCTTCAAGTGTTACTTCAAACGAAACGCAATTTCATAGAGATTTAGAAGAATTAAGCTTAATAAATAATGCGTTAAGGGTGTTTGAAACCACAAGCATGAAGATAAGAAAAAATCCATATGCTACCGAACTTTCCCATAGTAGCTGAACATTCGAAGAAATGGAGTTTTAGCACATCAATGAGATCAATCGTGACCCAATCAGAGGAGATTGCACTCACAATGGGATGCGTTGGCGAAGACAGTTGCAGAAGATATAGACGATTATGCAGGGCATAAGCTTGAGCTTTGAAAGCGTTTTCAAAGAGTAATGACACTAAAATTTTGTGTCCCACTTTATTTTGCCATTATCGGCAGCTCCGTAATTGTGATACAAAGCCCAGATTTCTCCGGAGTGccacaaataattaattacaccACCATTTAAGCAAACCATTCAATACGCGTGTGAAGTGCAGCGCTGCTTCAGATGCGAATGAGACTATTCACACCATCGAAAGCAGAAGGAGCAGTTACGTGACATCACAAACAAATTGATAGCGCTGCAGTCAGCCTGGTGTGGTGATTAAAGGCCATACAGTGACCGTGCCACTGAAAGCTGCCAAAAATGCCCTTCCAATGCACTTCTCTAGAGGGGATCTCGCTCTCTCCTTTTGTCCTGTCGAGTAGACTTTGCTGTAAGCAGTGTTTGTGTGTACGCACGTCAGTGGCGTCTCGTACCGCGAGATTGTCGCATCCGGCTTTGGCGACATGAATAGCCTCCCTTTTCACGTCCAAAGCAGTGCTGCGCTTCATATGCATGTTGAGCTGGTGTGCATTAAAAGGTAACCTAATTATTTCTTGCACTCTCGAGGAATTGAGGCTCCATAGCGTAATTACCGGGTCAACAGCTATCCAATAAAGAAATAGAAGCTAGACAATTATTTTCTGTCATTGTAGAAAATTGCCGTCAAAGCCCCATTGCTGCGTTTCAATTTGAGCCGCCTGCACCAAAATAAACGATTCGA encodes the following:
- the LOC119465918 gene encoding T-cell immunomodulatory protein is translated as MGVVTAARAITVLLSVVFLPGAWSFRDITVDVFGSAQPSVLGAFGDFNSDKLTDLFLASSDSHKLEIWVATGVKPSFEKSEVQCTVPGVITSIMPGDFDGDSIMDVLVTSKDSGDKSDVVDVRIFWGRLRMGVDCANSTHVAGLGWQPLLLDYNGDRVVDLLSARAEDPNTRTVWTFGPSRTPTPVALGVGASALAKPHSNSFVDLNDDMTADLMLTAHSSMEVWYWVGNGSFSGPHRRDYPPDAAVKGQSLFVDVDADGDMEHVMPVCLGSPDCKHSAIMVLNGSHWVTWFESFQDGANYTWKFHVDEGQPPDVAMPVALRTGDVDMDGYPDFLAILEGKPQGQKKVVTRATLLLNVRCSSCPFGRNLVPYWNYGALANFDSAKLAAFFDIDEDGHMDILLTNGTRQNGFHTFALRNQFSDDACFIKVLALSGLCYTDCPQGHLAYGTNQPGPLVRYRIITSSGYPQESCSSQLYQSAHYALQLPYSVFGLGQSPNFVDVLTVALANNESSEHPSVHHQWTQIIPNSQMVVIPYPANDPSRWVNKLFVTPGRQVLLTFIALAGTCVFIVLIIGALHWLEKREDRRMKLQEAHQFHFDAM